One Ammospiza caudacuta isolate bAmmCau1 chromosome 11, bAmmCau1.pri, whole genome shotgun sequence genomic window carries:
- the FAM124B gene encoding protein FAM124B has product MDDGAESLMTVHLLTHLGRSIPLQQTLDRLLEWLCLDIRLFLVSERVPPLRYYERYRRRSCSFPGISILLFLHEDLGEERIFQVHEQFQRPPWRCQRAQFASSRCAPSQQEFYGLEEQLPVWGIRRVRRGPEILRVTLHCSFDNFEDAVRLYELILRREGSVQKGTLCVFVLHSGPHAAVQLCLKQLPIGVTAEPPESAALQFKVQEIGQLVPLLPNPCVPISSTRWQTQDYEGNTILLKVQSSSRTLETNTGLSQQHGNTGSGRIPRDSVPAPLAVKQGDRGRRSREVTAPKGKTECAPGEASLGSERAGSALQRPLRSAPGVAAPQQGWAALWLRGRAGRAPRGAETDVDTGLAVPSPESGRCPLSLFPGALRSSLRPLTDPGAGTGNALPGPALRAPARSDGTAHGAPARPDRAPSCRDRAPHGAPARPDRAPSCKDRAPHGAPARSDGTAHGAPSCRDRAAHGAPARPDRAAHGAPARPDRAPGCRDRAAHGAPARPDRAPGCRDRAAHGAPGCPPPAPAPPAADEEQEFYI; this is encoded by the exons ATGGATGATGGAGCAGAGTCTCTGATGACCGTGCATCTCCTCACCCATTTGGGACGTTCAATCCCTCTGCAGCAAACTCTGGATAGGCTTCTGGAGTGGCTCTGCCTGGACATTCGCCTTTTCCTGGTGTCAGAGCGAGTTCCTCCGCTGAGATACTACGAGAGATAccgcaggaggagctgcagctttcctgggatctccatcctccttttcctgcacGAGGACTTGGGAGAAGAGCGGATCTTCCAGGTGCACGAGCAGTTCCAGCGCCCTCCCTGGCGCTGCCAGCGTGCCCAGTTTGCCAGTTCCCGCTGTGCCCCGTCCCAGCAGGAATTCTAcgggctggaggagcagctgcccgTGTGGGGCATCAGGCGGGTGCGCCGCGGCCCCGAGATCCTGCGCGTCACCCTGCACTGCAGCTTCGACAACTTCGAGGACGCGGTGAGGCTGTACGAGCTGATCCTGCGGAGGGAAGGCAGCGTGCAGAAGGGCaccctgtgtgtgtttgtgctgcaCTCCGGCCCACACGCGGCCGTGCAGCTGTGCCTGAAGCAGCTGCCCATCGGGGTGACGGCCGAGCCCCCCGAGTCGGCGGCCCTGCAGTTCAAGGTGCAGGAGATCGGGCAGCTGGTGCCCCTCCTGCCCAACCCCTGCGTGCCCATCAGCAGCACCAGGTGGCAAACGCAGGACTATGAAGGAAACACAATTCTGCTCAAG GTTCAAAGCAGCTCCAGGACCCTCGAGACAAACACCGGGCTTTCCCAGCAGCATGGTAACACAGGCAGTGGAAGAATCCCGCGGGACAGTGTGCCAGCCCCTCTCGCTGTAAAACAGGGCGATCGTGGGCGGAGGAGCCGGGAGGTCACAGCTCCGAAGGGTAAAACCGAATGTGCCCCAGGTGAAGCATCCCTGGGCTCCGAGCGGGCGGGCAGTGCCCTCCAGAGGCCCCTGCGCTCTGCCCCCGGTGTGGCCGCCccgcagcagggctgggcagcgcTGTGGCtgcgcgggcgggcgggccgggcgcCGCGGGGAGCCGAGACCGACGTGGACACCGGGCTGGCCGTGCCGAGCCCTGAGAGCGGCCGCTGCCCGCTGAGCCTGTTCCCCGGGGCCCTGCGGAGCAGCCTCCGGCCGCTGACAGACCCGGGAGCCGGCACCGGCAatgccctgcccggcccggccctgcgaGCCCCGGCCCGGAGCGACGGGACCGCGcacggagccccggcccggccggacAGAGCCCcgagctgcagggacagagccccgcacggagccccggcccggccggacAGAGCCCCGAGCTGCAAGGACAGAGCCCCGcacggagccccggcccggAGCGACGGGACCGCGCACGGAGCCCcgagctgcagggacagagccgcgcacggagccccggcccggccggacAGAGCCGCGcacggagccccggcccggccggacAGAGCCccgggctgcagggacagagccgcgcacggagccccggcccggccggacAGAGCCccgggctgcagggacagagccgcGCACGGAGCTCCGGGCTGCCCCCCGCCAGCACCGGCACCGCCAGCAGCGGACGAGGAGCAGGAATTCTATATATGA